The proteins below come from a single Tissierella sp. MB52-C2 genomic window:
- a CDS encoding L-threonine 3-dehydrogenase, producing MRKILVTGALGQIGSELTTELRKIYGADNIIASGRRIKEGHENLIQSGPFEIVDITKGKDVSEIVRKHNVNTIINLAAILSAVGEKYPEDCWDINMNGLYNILEVAREENCMVYTPSSIAAFGPTTPPDNTPQDTIQRPTTMYGVTKVAGELLCDYYFKRFGVDTRGVRFPGLISYETLPGGGTTDYAVHIYYDALKNKKYTSFIDKGTKMDMMYMPDALDAIVNLMEADPAKLIHRNAFNVTAMSFDPEMLAASIKKVIPEFELDYDVDPVRQGIADTWPNSLDDSAAREEWGWNPKYDLDAMTRDMLDKLKIKLGL from the coding sequence ATGAGAAAAATATTAGTAACAGGTGCATTAGGACAAATTGGTTCAGAACTTACAACAGAACTAAGAAAGATTTATGGGGCAGATAATATAATTGCCAGTGGTAGAAGAATAAAGGAAGGCCATGAAAATTTAATACAATCCGGCCCATTTGAAATAGTTGATATAACAAAAGGCAAAGATGTATCTGAAATAGTTAGAAAACACAATGTAAATACTATTATAAATCTTGCAGCTATTCTTTCAGCTGTTGGGGAAAAATATCCAGAAGATTGTTGGGATATAAATATGAATGGATTATACAATATTCTTGAAGTAGCTAGAGAAGAAAACTGTATGGTTTATACACCATCTTCAATAGCAGCTTTTGGACCAACTACTCCACCAGATAATACTCCACAAGATACTATACAAAGACCAACTACAATGTATGGTGTTACTAAAGTAGCTGGAGAATTATTATGTGATTACTACTTTAAGAGATTTGGAGTAGACACTAGAGGAGTTCGTTTCCCAGGTCTTATCTCATATGAAACATTACCAGGTGGTGGAACTACAGACTACGCAGTTCACATTTATTACGATGCATTAAAGAACAAAAAATATACTAGCTTCATAGACAAAGGCACAAAGATGGATATGATGTATATGCCAGATGCTCTTGATGCCATAGTAAATCTTATGGAAGCAGATCCGGCTAAATTAATCCATAGAAATGCATTCAACGTAACTGCCATGAGCTTCGACCCAGAAATGTTAGCAGCGTCAATTAAAAAAGTTATACCAGAATTTGAGTTAGACTATGATGTAGACCCAGTAAGACAGGGTATTGCTGATACTTGGCCAAATTCATTAGATGATTCAGCTGCTAGAGAAGAATGGGGATGGAATCCAAAATATGATCTAGATGCTATGACTAGAGATATGCTTGATAAATTAAAAATTAAATTAGGTTTATAA
- a CDS encoding DegV family protein has protein sequence MSKIKIVVDSTGYITKEYAEREDVAIVPLNYVFGGETSKESFPGEFDDFYSKLSSTKLFPSTSQPSTGDFLDVFIKSFEEGYDEIIAILLSSKLSGTYNSATLAKNMLEGKKITIIDSINAASNLRFLVEDAVAMAKEGKSSGEIENHINSKKLGMHIYLTTETLEYLSRGGRLSSVQAAVGNLLNIKPIIELKDGELQLLEKLRGKNKAIASIIDKVPEDVEKIGICHIMDMDSAIKFKTILEEKFPNALISIDELGPVIGSHLGPKGIGICFY, from the coding sequence ATGTCAAAAATTAAGATAGTAGTCGATAGTACAGGATACATTACAAAAGAATATGCAGAAAGAGAAGATGTAGCCATAGTGCCACTAAATTATGTATTTGGTGGGGAAACGAGTAAAGAGTCGTTTCCAGGAGAATTTGATGATTTTTATAGTAAGTTAAGCAGTACAAAATTATTTCCTTCCACATCACAGCCATCTACAGGAGATTTTTTAGATGTATTTATAAAGTCCTTTGAAGAAGGATATGATGAGATAATAGCCATTCTTTTATCTTCTAAATTAAGCGGAACTTATAACAGTGCAACACTTGCAAAGAATATGTTAGAAGGTAAAAAAATTACTATTATAGACTCCATAAATGCTGCATCAAATTTAAGATTTTTAGTTGAGGATGCAGTAGCCATGGCTAAGGAAGGAAAATCTTCAGGGGAAATTGAAAATCACATAAATTCTAAAAAACTGGGAATGCATATATATTTAACTACCGAAACTTTAGAATATTTAAGTAGAGGCGGAAGGCTTTCATCAGTTCAAGCTGCTGTAGGAAATTTATTAAATATTAAGCCTATAATCGAGTTAAAAGATGGAGAACTTCAACTACTGGAAAAATTAAGAGGTAAAAATAAAGCAATAGCCTCAATAATAGATAAAGTTCCAGAGGATGTGGAGAAAATAGGAATTTGTCATATAATGGACATGGATTCAGCTATAAAATTTAAAACAATATTAGAGGAAAAATTCCCCAATGCTTTAATATCTATAGATGAGTTAGGTCCAGTAATTGGTAGTCACTTAGGGCCGAAAGGCATAGGAATTTGTTTTTATTAA
- a CDS encoding cation:proton antiporter codes for MAKSLAIILLLGLLANKLFEKLKLPGLLGMIILGIIIGPYGFNLIGKDILNSSADLRKIALIIILLRAGLGLNKEDLKRVGKPALKMSCIPGLIEGFFIAFASVKFLGFSFIQGGILGFIIAAVSPAVVVPAMLKLMENNMGTNKGIPTLILAGASIDDVFAITIFSGFLGLYSGSHMNIGIQLLNIPVSILLGILVGAIIGFILVKIFNKYNIQDAKKVLLILGLAILITELENLLKTKIAIASLLGVMTIGFIIIEKMPKIGERLAGKFNEIWVFAEILLFVLVGAEVNVKVALNAGKIGIIVLLIGLLGRSIGVVISLLNTDLNWKEKIFCIIAYIPKATVQAAMGAVPLSLGVESGDIILAVAVLSILVTAPLGAIGIKISAKYLLNK; via the coding sequence GTGGCAAAAAGTTTGGCAATTATTTTACTGTTAGGACTACTTGCAAATAAGTTATTTGAAAAACTGAAATTACCAGGGCTCTTAGGGATGATAATATTAGGGATAATAATAGGACCCTATGGATTTAACTTAATTGGAAAGGATATATTAAATTCCTCTGCCGATTTAAGAAAAATTGCACTAATTATAATTTTGCTTAGGGCAGGCCTTGGGCTAAATAAAGAGGATTTAAAAAGAGTTGGTAAACCTGCATTAAAGATGAGCTGTATACCAGGGTTAATAGAAGGTTTTTTCATCGCATTTGCATCGGTGAAGTTTTTAGGTTTTTCTTTTATTCAAGGGGGAATTTTAGGATTTATTATTGCGGCAGTTTCTCCTGCTGTTGTGGTTCCAGCTATGTTAAAATTAATGGAGAATAACATGGGAACAAATAAAGGAATACCAACATTGATATTGGCAGGAGCTTCCATTGATGATGTTTTCGCTATTACTATATTCAGTGGATTTTTAGGGCTATATAGTGGATCTCATATGAATATTGGTATACAATTATTAAATATTCCAGTATCAATATTATTAGGAATTTTAGTTGGTGCTATTATTGGGTTTATATTGGTAAAAATATTTAATAAATATAATATACAAGATGCAAAGAAAGTTTTACTGATATTAGGGTTAGCTATTCTTATTACTGAATTGGAAAATTTATTAAAGACAAAAATAGCTATAGCTTCATTATTAGGAGTTATGACCATAGGATTTATTATAATTGAAAAGATGCCTAAGATAGGTGAAAGACTAGCAGGAAAGTTTAATGAAATATGGGTCTTTGCAGAAATACTATTATTTGTACTAGTGGGAGCTGAAGTAAATGTGAAAGTTGCACTTAATGCTGGAAAGATAGGAATTATAGTATTATTAATTGGTCTTTTGGGAAGAAGTATAGGCGTAGTGATTTCCCTATTAAACACAGATTTGAATTGGAAAGAGAAGATATTTTGCATTATTGCCTATATACCAAAGGCAACTGTTCAAGCTGCAATGGGTGCAGTGCCACTATCATTAGGTGTAGAATCGGGAGATATTATATTGGCTGTTGCAGTATTATCCATATTAGTCACAGCACCATTGGGAGCCATAGGAATAAAAATATCTGCAAAATATTTACTAAATAAGTAA
- a CDS encoding radical SAM protein produces the protein MHEVKAKSILSSKNGMNLYRGCSHGCIYCDSRSKCYQMQHEFEDIEVKINAVELLEDALKRKRKRCMIGTGAMTDPYIPIEIQLQHTRQCLNLIEKYGFGLSILTKSNRILRDLDILKSINEKTKCVVQITLTTFDEELCSLIEPNVSTTKDRVEVLKIMRDNGIPTIVWLCPILPFINDTEENINWILDYCEEAKVKGIICFGMGLTLREGNREYFYRALDKKFPGLKQQYIKSFGNDYEIKSKHSERLMDLFHKRCKKSGIIYDIKEIFTYLNTFEDKYESKQISLFDL, from the coding sequence ATGCATGAAGTTAAAGCTAAGAGCATTTTATCTTCTAAAAATGGAATGAATTTATATCGTGGATGCTCTCATGGATGTATCTATTGTGACTCTCGAAGTAAATGTTACCAAATGCAGCATGAGTTCGAAGATATAGAAGTGAAAATTAATGCTGTAGAGTTATTGGAAGATGCATTGAAACGAAAACGTAAACGCTGTATGATTGGTACTGGTGCCATGACAGATCCATATATTCCAATTGAAATACAATTACAACACACTAGACAATGCTTGAATCTTATTGAGAAATATGGCTTTGGATTATCTATACTGACTAAATCCAATAGAATTTTGAGGGATTTAGATATATTAAAGAGTATAAATGAAAAGACCAAATGCGTTGTTCAAATTACATTAACTACATTTGATGAAGAACTATGCTCTTTAATAGAGCCAAATGTTTCTACTACAAAAGACCGGGTCGAAGTTTTAAAAATTATGAGAGATAACGGAATACCTACAATAGTTTGGCTATGTCCAATTTTACCTTTTATAAATGATACTGAGGAAAATATAAATTGGATTTTAGATTATTGTGAGGAAGCTAAGGTAAAGGGCATTATTTGTTTTGGTATGGGTTTAACACTTCGTGAGGGAAATAGAGAATACTTTTATAGAGCTTTAGATAAAAAATTTCCTGGATTAAAACAACAATATATAAAATCCTTTGGAAATGATTATGAGATAAAGAGTAAGCATAGTGAGAGGTTAATGGATTTATTTCATAAAAGATGTAAAAAAAGTGGAATTATATATGATATAAAGGAAATATTTACTTACCTTAATACCTTTGAAGATAAATATGAATCTAAGCAAATTAGTTTATTTGACTTATAA
- a CDS encoding GNAT family N-acetyltransferase, with protein MGRLKLVLPAMEFEDEIMNYKKEFIENNDSMDGTRGLSNIETFSEWYIGVCNDRKEETVRKGLVPSTTYLVISTDDGRLVGMVDIRHRLDDQILKVGGHIGGSVRKSERQRGYGTEMLSLALEECKRLKIKEVLITCNKDNIASAKTIINNGGKLENELQEGDTIFQRYWITLD; from the coding sequence ATGGGCAGATTAAAATTAGTATTACCAGCTATGGAGTTTGAAGATGAAATCATGAATTATAAAAAGGAATTTATTGAAAATAATGATAGTATGGATGGAACACGTGGCTTGAGTAATATCGAAACCTTTAGTGAATGGTATATCGGAGTTTGTAATGATCGAAAAGAGGAAACTGTAAGAAAAGGCCTAGTCCCATCAACTACATATCTAGTCATCTCTACTGATGATGGTCGTTTAGTTGGGATGGTTGATATTAGGCATCGCTTAGATGATCAGATATTAAAGGTTGGTGGACATATAGGTGGTAGTGTTAGAAAATCGGAAAGGCAGAGAGGCTATGGAACTGAAATGCTGTCATTAGCTTTAGAAGAATGCAAAAGACTAAAGATCAAAGAAGTTTTAATTACTTGCAATAAAGACAATATTGCATCAGCAAAGACTATTATAAATAATGGCGGAAAGTTAGAAAACGAACTACAAGAAGGAGATACAATTTTTCAAAGATATTGGATAACCCTAGATTAA
- the splB gene encoding spore photoproduct lyase, with amino-acid sequence MKLFMPDRVYIDPKSLEYDTGIMVKEKLEKLNIPIIQTKKVAIEGKSPSENYAKAKKTIYLTVSREKKLRKCKPSADYQFALSSSCPGHCEYCYLQTTQGEKPFMKVFVNVDEILDVVQEHIDENLPNITTFECGSITDPVALEHLTGSLKKCIEFFSNSENGRLRVITKFNNVDSFLDIKHNDHTKFRFSINTKYIIEKFEHSTSSFEERIEAATKIAKAGYPIGFIIAPIMIYENWKEDYRELLNNLKSQLVDYNKEITFELIQHRFTATAKELILTRFPNTELDLNEENRQLKWGPYGKFKYVYPKEQSSEIKEYISELIQDNFINSKIEYFT; translated from the coding sequence TATGCCAGATAGAGTATATATTGATCCTAAAAGTTTAGAATATGATACTGGAATAATGGTAAAGGAAAAATTAGAAAAGTTAAATATCCCTATAATACAAACAAAAAAAGTTGCAATAGAAGGTAAGTCTCCTTCCGAGAATTATGCTAAGGCTAAAAAGACAATTTATCTAACTGTTAGTAGGGAAAAAAAACTAAGAAAGTGTAAGCCATCGGCAGATTATCAATTTGCTTTATCAAGTTCATGTCCTGGACATTGTGAATATTGTTATTTACAAACAACACAAGGTGAAAAGCCCTTTATGAAAGTGTTTGTAAATGTAGATGAAATATTGGATGTAGTTCAGGAACATATAGATGAGAATTTACCTAATATAACTACTTTTGAATGTGGAAGTATCACAGATCCAGTTGCCCTTGAGCATTTAACAGGAAGTTTAAAAAAGTGTATAGAATTCTTTTCTAATAGTGAAAATGGAAGACTTAGGGTAATCACTAAATTTAATAATGTAGATTCATTTTTAGATATAAAACATAATGATCATACTAAGTTTAGGTTTAGTATAAATACTAAATATATAATAGAAAAATTTGAACACAGTACCTCTAGTTTTGAAGAAAGAATAGAAGCTGCAACAAAAATTGCAAAGGCAGGCTATCCCATAGGTTTTATTATAGCACCTATTATGATATATGAAAACTGGAAAGAGGATTATAGGGAACTACTAAACAATTTGAAATCTCAACTTGTGGACTATAATAAAGAGATTACCTTTGAACTTATACAGCATAGATTTACGGCTACTGCAAAGGAATTAATTCTTACTAGATTTCCAAATACTGAATTAGATCTCAATGAAGAAAATAGGCAACTTAAGTGGGGACCCTATGGAAAATTTAAATACGTTTACCCTAAAGAACAAAGTTCTGAAATAAAAGAATATATTTCAGAACTAATTCAGGATAATTTTATTAATTCTAAGATCGAATATTTTACTTAA